Proteins encoded in a region of the Acidimicrobiales bacterium genome:
- a CDS encoding PPOX class F420-dependent oxidoreductase — protein MDIEQARAFLADHHRAVLITLRTDGRPQASPVMAAVDADGKVAISTRETAMKTRNARRDPRVSLCALSDGFVGPWVQVDGRAEIVPLPEAMQGLIDLYRRAAGEHPDWDDFRAAMDRERRVLLRIDIERAGPERSG, from the coding sequence ATGGACATCGAGCAGGCACGGGCGTTCCTCGCTGACCACCACCGCGCCGTGCTGATCACCCTGCGCACCGACGGGCGGCCCCAGGCCTCTCCCGTGATGGCCGCCGTCGACGCCGACGGCAAGGTGGCGATCAGCACCAGGGAGACGGCGATGAAGACGAGGAACGCCCGCCGCGACCCGCGCGTGTCGCTGTGCGCCCTCTCCGACGGGTTCGTCGGTCCGTGGGTCCAGGTCGACGGGAGGGCCGAGATCGTCCCGCTCCCCGAGGCCATGCAGGGGTTGATCGACCTCTACCGCCGGGCGGCCGGCGAGCACCCCGACTGGGACGACTTCCGTGCCGCCATGGACCGGGAACGCCGGGTGCTCCTCCGCATCGATATCGAGCGGGCCGGTCCGGAGCGCAGCGGGTGA
- a CDS encoding serine/threonine-protein kinase — protein MRARLLGGRYRLGPRLGRGGMAEVYEGHDERLDRAVAVKVLRPEMAADTGVRERFEAEARSAARLSHPNVVAVFDTGEDEGTPYLVMERLPGETLADRMAAGPVDQAWLRRVAGDVLGALGAAHAAGLVHRDVKPGNILLAADGSAKVADFGIAKSLELAGDLTGTGLLVGTPAYLAPERLEGRPATERSDLYALGVVLYEALAGTKPFVADTPVAMAQAVLHDVPPRLVDLRPDVEPDLAAAAERSMARDPSSRPASAREMARLLAGDDPAGDDPAGDDTVALVPTASPDPSGAGGPGDATLVGDPGFAAPPPAPARQVGAGRRPFAPRRLAVLAVLLLGVFLVVALAAGRGSDDASAGDAVVTALRDLAGRVRTGDGPMGPEAGDRLEKVADQVEAGGGAGEANALLRDAAQWRAEGRLSDAAFRAMSALLGRIDGVDPSQATTTTAATTTTTTTTTTAPPPATDDDDGGGGDDDDDRGKKKGRGRD, from the coding sequence GTGAGGGCCCGCCTTCTGGGCGGGCGCTACCGCCTGGGGCCGCGGTTGGGCCGAGGCGGCATGGCGGAGGTCTACGAAGGCCACGACGAGCGGCTCGACCGGGCCGTGGCCGTCAAGGTGCTGCGGCCCGAGATGGCGGCGGACACAGGCGTCCGCGAGCGGTTCGAGGCCGAGGCCCGCTCGGCCGCCCGCCTCTCCCATCCCAACGTGGTGGCGGTCTTCGACACCGGCGAGGACGAGGGGACGCCGTACCTGGTCATGGAGCGCCTGCCCGGGGAGACGCTGGCCGACCGCATGGCCGCCGGCCCGGTGGACCAGGCGTGGCTCCGGCGGGTGGCGGGCGACGTCCTCGGCGCGCTCGGTGCCGCCCACGCGGCCGGGCTGGTGCACCGCGACGTGAAACCCGGCAACATCCTTCTCGCCGCCGACGGGTCCGCCAAGGTGGCCGACTTCGGCATCGCCAAGAGCCTGGAGCTGGCCGGCGACCTCACCGGCACGGGGCTTTTGGTCGGGACGCCCGCCTACCTCGCCCCCGAGCGCCTGGAGGGCCGACCGGCCACCGAGCGGTCGGACCTGTACGCCCTGGGTGTCGTCCTCTACGAGGCGCTGGCGGGCACCAAGCCGTTCGTCGCCGACACGCCGGTGGCGATGGCGCAGGCCGTCCTCCACGACGTCCCGCCCCGGCTGGTCGACCTGCGACCCGACGTCGAACCCGACCTCGCCGCCGCCGCCGAGCGGTCGATGGCACGGGACCCGTCGTCCCGCCCGGCGTCGGCGCGGGAGATGGCGCGCCTGCTCGCGGGCGACGACCCGGCCGGCGACGACCCGGCGGGCGACGACACCGTTGCCCTGGTGCCCACCGCGAGCCCCGATCCGTCCGGCGCCGGCGGGCCGGGCGACGCCACCCTGGTCGGAGACCCCGGCTTCGCCGCCCCGCCGCCTGCCCCGGCGCGGCAGGTGGGCGCCGGCCGCCGGCCGTTCGCGCCCAGACGCCTCGCCGTCCTCGCCGTGTTGTTGCTCGGCGTGTTCCTCGTCGTCGCCCTCGCCGCCGGGCGGGGCTCGGACGACGCCTCGGCGGGCGACGCCGTGGTCACCGCCTTGCGGGACCTGGCCGGTCGTGTCCGCACCGGCGACGGGCCGATGGGGCCGGAGGCGGGCGACCGGCTGGAGAAGGTCGCCGACCAGGTGGAGGCCGGTGGCGGAGCGGGGGAGGCCAACGCCCTGCTGCGCGACGCGGCCCAGTGGAGGGCCGAGGGCCGCCTGTCCGACGCCGCCTTCCGCGCCATGAGCGCGTTGCTCGGCCGCATCGACGGCGTCGACCCGTCGCAGGCGACCACCACCACGGCGGCGACGACCACCACGACCACGACCACGACCACTGCACCGCCCCCGGCGACGGACGACGACGACGGCGGCGGCGGGGACGACGACGACGACCGCGGCAAGAAGAAGGGCAGGGGCAGGGACTGA
- a CDS encoding PHP domain-containing protein, producing the protein MEALERIAELLERMREPTYRVRAFRTAAASVKALGRDELAGLAATGRLRNLAGVGEKTERVVLQALAGEVPSYLARLEGELPDTTTGPGAELRAALRGDCHTHSDWSDGGSPIDEMARAARDLGHEYVALTDHSPRLTVANGLSPERLRRQLDVVAELNEDLAPFRILTGIEVDINEDGSLDQEPELLARLDVVVGSVHSKLRMEAPLMTARMVRALANPHLDVLGHCTGRIVVGRGRPESTFDAAAVFAAAVEHDKAVEINSRPERLDPPRRLLRQAVEAGCRFAVDTDAHAPGQLHWQPYGCARAAECGVDATRVVNTAGADALVAWTASHE; encoded by the coding sequence GTGGAGGCCCTCGAGCGGATCGCCGAGCTGCTCGAGCGCATGCGCGAGCCGACCTACCGCGTGCGCGCCTTCCGCACGGCCGCCGCCTCGGTGAAGGCCCTGGGGCGCGACGAGCTGGCCGGCCTCGCCGCCACCGGCCGCCTGCGCAACCTGGCCGGCGTGGGGGAGAAGACCGAGCGGGTCGTCCTCCAGGCGCTGGCCGGCGAGGTGCCGTCCTACCTCGCCCGGTTGGAGGGGGAGCTGCCCGACACGACCACCGGCCCCGGAGCCGAGCTGCGGGCGGCCCTTCGGGGCGACTGCCACACCCACTCCGACTGGTCGGACGGTGGCAGCCCGATCGACGAGATGGCCCGGGCCGCCCGCGACCTCGGGCACGAGTACGTCGCCCTGACCGACCACTCGCCCCGCCTCACCGTCGCCAACGGGCTCTCGCCCGAGCGGCTCCGCCGCCAGCTCGACGTCGTCGCCGAGCTCAACGAGGACCTGGCGCCGTTCCGGATCCTCACCGGCATCGAGGTCGACATCAACGAGGACGGCTCCCTCGACCAGGAGCCGGAGCTGCTGGCCCGCCTCGACGTGGTGGTGGGGAGCGTCCACTCCAAGCTGCGGATGGAGGCGCCCCTGATGACGGCGCGGATGGTGCGGGCGCTGGCGAACCCCCACCTCGACGTCCTCGGCCACTGCACGGGCCGGATCGTCGTCGGACGCGGCCGCCCCGAGTCGACGTTCGACGCCGCCGCCGTGTTCGCCGCCGCCGTGGAGCACGACAAGGCCGTGGAGATCAACAGCCGACCGGAGCGGCTCGACCCGCCCCGGCGCCTGCTGCGCCAGGCGGTGGAGGCCGGGTGCCGTTTCGCGGTGGACACCGACGCCCACGCGCCCGGCCAGCTCCACTGGCAGCCCTACGGCTGCGCCCGGGCCGCCGAGTGCGGCGTCGACGCGACACGCGTCGTCAACACCGCGGGAGCGGACGCGCTGGTGGCGTGGACGGCGTCGCACGAATGA
- a CDS encoding DUF2905 domain-containing protein, producing MDASRIGRALLIVALVAGVAGGLLVAASALGLRRLPGDVSFGKGNVRVYVPLATSILVSVVATVVLNLLFRR from the coding sequence ATGGACGCTTCTCGGATCGGACGCGCGCTCCTGATCGTGGCGCTCGTCGCCGGCGTCGCCGGCGGGCTGCTGGTCGCCGCCTCCGCCCTCGGCCTCCGTCGCCTCCCCGGTGACGTGTCGTTCGGCAAGGGCAACGTGCGTGTCTACGTTCCGCTGGCCACGAGCATCCTGGTCTCGGTCGTCGCCACGGTGGTCCTCAACCTGCTGTTCCGCCGATGA
- a CDS encoding transglutaminase-like domain-containing protein — MIDATERFAEVVRRPEADIPLDEAALLIAAHAYPDLDVGAQVGRLDGLATGCAEPTVEALRRHLFDELGFRGEARRYGDPRNSFLNDVMDRKVGIPISLSVLTIEVGRRLGLTLVGVGMPGHFLVRHEDGGEILDPFGGGRTLDPDDCQRLFRNVHGPGPAFGPQMLATAGPRAILVRMLTNLRHLYLSAGDAPSSGWVYRLRAAVPPETAADRADVARALASIGRFVEAAETLDELADQISGDGTGQARARAVSLRALLN; from the coding sequence ATGATCGACGCCACCGAGCGCTTCGCCGAGGTCGTGCGCCGCCCCGAGGCGGACATCCCCCTCGACGAGGCGGCGCTGCTCATCGCCGCCCACGCCTACCCGGACCTCGACGTGGGAGCCCAGGTGGGCCGCCTCGACGGCCTCGCCACCGGCTGCGCCGAGCCGACGGTCGAGGCGCTGCGCCGCCATCTCTTCGACGAACTCGGCTTCCGCGGCGAGGCCCGCCGCTACGGCGACCCGCGCAACTCGTTCCTCAACGACGTCATGGACCGCAAGGTGGGCATCCCGATCTCGCTGTCGGTGCTCACCATCGAAGTCGGCCGGCGGCTCGGCCTCACCCTGGTCGGGGTGGGCATGCCCGGTCACTTCCTGGTGCGCCACGAGGACGGCGGCGAGATCCTCGACCCGTTCGGCGGCGGGCGCACCCTCGACCCCGACGACTGCCAGCGGCTGTTCCGCAACGTCCACGGCCCGGGGCCGGCCTTCGGGCCCCAGATGCTCGCCACCGCCGGCCCGCGGGCCATCCTCGTGCGGATGCTCACCAACCTGCGGCACCTCTACCTGTCCGCCGGCGACGCGCCGTCGTCGGGTTGGGTGTACCGCCTCCGGGCGGCCGTCCCCCCCGAGACGGCCGCCGACCGGGCCGACGTCGCCCGCGCCCTCGCGTCCATCGGGCGCTTCGTCGAGGCGGCCGAGACGCTCGACGAGCTGGCCGACCAGATCTCGGGCGACGGCACCGGCCAGGCCCGCGCCCGCGCCGTCTCCCTCCGCGCACTGCTGAACTAG
- a CDS encoding ammonium transporter — protein MKRTRRWALGGALTTGLLLLSSEAAWAQEATISAEDVQTNLDNVFVLVAAVLVILMQAGFALVEAGLTRAKSVANIMMKNLMDFSAGAVAFFAVGYAIAFGADGNDFFGAGGWFLGDGAFQYGTLTVPVTFLFQVAFAATAATIVSGAMAERTRFKSYFIYSIVLSALIYPVVVHWNWGGGWLAQLSTPFHDFAGSTMVHQTGGVAALMGAIFLGPRIGKYGPDGKPRAIPGHSIPFAVLGTFVLLVGWYGFNPGSELAADGAIGGIAVTTTLAAVSGAIMAMLTIWAKTGKPDVAMTANGMLAGLVGVTAGCAAVSNVGAIVIGAVAGVLVVAAVFFFDRVRVDDPVGAISVHGVCGAFGTIAVGLFATEDSDFWKQGLLYGGGTDQLVSQVIGVVAVGAFVAVTAGILFAVIKATVGLRVSEEEELAGLDVPEHGVPGYGPDITPVLRPTPLVGDRAAASVPTAGATP, from the coding sequence GTGAAGCGAACGAGAAGGTGGGCCCTCGGCGGGGCGCTCACGACCGGCCTCCTCCTGCTCAGCAGCGAGGCGGCCTGGGCCCAGGAGGCGACCATCTCGGCCGAGGACGTGCAGACGAACCTGGACAACGTCTTCGTCCTGGTGGCCGCCGTGCTGGTGATCCTGATGCAGGCCGGCTTCGCCCTGGTGGAGGCGGGCCTCACCAGGGCCAAGAGCGTGGCCAACATCATGATGAAGAACCTGATGGACTTCAGCGCCGGCGCCGTCGCCTTCTTCGCCGTCGGCTACGCCATCGCCTTCGGCGCCGACGGCAACGACTTCTTCGGCGCCGGGGGCTGGTTCCTCGGCGACGGGGCGTTCCAGTACGGCACGCTGACGGTGCCGGTGACGTTCCTCTTCCAGGTGGCCTTCGCGGCGACGGCCGCCACCATCGTGTCCGGCGCCATGGCGGAGCGGACCAGGTTCAAGAGCTACTTCATCTACTCGATCGTCCTTTCCGCCCTGATCTACCCGGTGGTCGTGCACTGGAACTGGGGCGGCGGGTGGCTGGCCCAGCTGTCCACGCCGTTCCACGACTTCGCCGGGTCCACCATGGTCCACCAGACCGGCGGCGTCGCCGCCCTCATGGGGGCCATCTTCCTCGGGCCCCGCATCGGCAAGTACGGTCCCGACGGCAAGCCCCGGGCCATCCCCGGCCACAGCATCCCCTTCGCCGTCCTCGGCACGTTCGTGCTGCTCGTCGGCTGGTACGGCTTCAACCCCGGCTCGGAGCTGGCGGCCGACGGCGCCATCGGCGGCATCGCCGTCACCACCACCCTGGCCGCCGTGTCGGGCGCCATCATGGCCATGCTCACCATCTGGGCCAAGACCGGGAAGCCCGACGTGGCCATGACGGCCAACGGCATGCTGGCCGGGCTGGTGGGCGTCACCGCCGGGTGCGCCGCGGTCAGCAACGTGGGTGCCATCGTCATCGGTGCGGTGGCCGGCGTCCTCGTCGTCGCCGCCGTGTTCTTCTTCGACCGGGTCCGCGTCGACGACCCGGTCGGCGCCATCTCGGTGCACGGCGTGTGCGGCGCCTTCGGCACCATCGCCGTGGGCCTGTTCGCCACCGAGGACTCCGACTTCTGGAAGCAGGGCCTGCTCTACGGCGGTGGCACCGACCAGCTGGTCAGCCAGGTCATCGGCGTCGTCGCCGTGGGCGCCTTCGTGGCGGTCACCGCCGGCATCCTCTTCGCCGTCATCAAGGCCACCGTCGGGCTGCGGGTCTCGGAGGAAGAGGAGCTGGCCGGGCTCGACGTGCCCGAGCACGGCGTCCCCGGTTACGGTCCCGACATCACCCCAGTGCTCAGGCCGACGCCCCTGGTCGGCGACCGGGCGGCGGCGTCCGTGCCGACGGCGGGAGCGACCCCGTGA
- a CDS encoding P-II family nitrogen regulator produces MKLVTAIIKPHMLESVKDGLKSTGVQGLTVTEVKGFGRQGGHTETYRGAEYTVDLIPKLKVEVVCSIDDAERVMDVIRKTAHTGKIGDGKVWIVDVERLMRVRTGEMGEEAI; encoded by the coding sequence ATCAAGCTCGTCACCGCCATCATCAAGCCCCACATGCTCGAGTCGGTGAAGGACGGCCTGAAGAGCACCGGCGTGCAGGGCCTCACCGTCACCGAGGTGAAGGGTTTCGGCCGCCAGGGCGGCCACACCGAGACCTACCGCGGCGCCGAGTACACCGTGGACCTCATCCCCAAGCTCAAGGTCGAGGTCGTGTGCTCCATCGACGACGCCGAGCGGGTGATGGACGTCATCCGCAAGACGGCCCACACCGGCAAGATCGGCGACGGCAAGGTGTGGATCGTCGACGTCGAGCGCCTCATGCGGGTCCGTACCGGGGAGATGGGCGAGGAGGCGATCTAG